The Carassius gibelio isolate Cgi1373 ecotype wild population from Czech Republic chromosome B5, carGib1.2-hapl.c, whole genome shotgun sequence genome segment ACAGCTCTGACTCTATAATAACCGCTCACCTCCAGACTCTCTGTGGAGAGAAAAACACAAGCAGGTCAATATGGATCAGAGCTTGAAGTTAAATATTCTGAATCCAGCCAAAATAATACCTGGAGAATAAGTGTAGTATGTGAAAATGGTGTCTCTGTGGTTAATCCTCTGGAAAGTCATCTCATCTTTGGAAAATTCCACTTCGTAAGTTTTTATACACCTAAAAATGACATAATAGTTACGTATAGAACTCCTGAATGAAGAACTAGTTTGTTTAGAAGCTGTATTTAAGCAGATCTTACTTTGTGCCGATGCAGTGATCCTTCCAGTTGATCAGAACCTGTCCTTTGGTGATGGTGATGAAACGCACCCCGTTTACCTGGGATATAAACCAAACCACATGGTTTCTCAATCTCTGCAAAGACCAACTTGCACAAGTTTTGCAATCGCACTTTCAAATGAATTTCATGAATAGACGAATACATTTTTTGGGTGTAGAGAAACAGCAGATGCTATGAAATCACTCCACATCATGATGAATGAGAAGgtctgtccaaacttttggtctgtgctgtatatataaatgctggACACTTGAAAATTCAAACATTATTACAGTTGGTCTAAAATAAGtaaaagttcaccaaaaaataaacagaaattgaTGAAAATTTACTCTTCCTCAGGAAATCCGTTATGtagatggatcctctgcagtgaatgggtgctgtcagaatgagtctgcaaacagctgatttaaaaaaatcacaataatccacaccactccaggcCATCAATTAAATtcatgtgaagtgaaaagctgcgtgtttgtacaGTAAGAATCAAATTTATCTTTGAggtgttttaacttcaaactgtcgCTCCTGGCCAAAATACgagttcataataaaaaaaggacTCAGATTTTAGATGAAAGCAGCAGTCTGAACGtgacgtttttatcagctgtctggactttcattctgacggcacccattcactgcacaggatccattagtgagcaagtgatggaatgctgaCTTTCTCCAAAGAAACTAACATCTACACCTTGGATGGCAGTAAATGTGCagcgaattttcatttttgggtgaactgtttttcAACATCCGTCTTTTACAGGTTTTTAAGATCATGAGAAACAAATTCAAACAAAGTCCAGTGTTCAAACCTCTGATTTGTCGTGTGACCTTTTGGTGCCACATGGATCTAAAACGAGACCGCTGTTATGTCATATTAGCACTAACCTGGTTGGGCACTTCTTTAGACGGAGCACAAACATGTACAAGCAGCACTGAGGGCACAGGAAGCACAGCCTTCAGCGTCAGAGAGCCATCGGATGGCACCGGCAGAGGTCCATCAGTCTGTGGATCCTACAGCATACACATTAAAGACTCATAACACAAAAAGAAGAATTTTGTAGATATTTATTCAATCTAAgatgaataaaaacaacaactcatGTGCTCCTTAAACATATGGATATCTATATGAGAGACATGTAGACGCAAAAAGAAATTCCCATTTTAAACTTTTTGGTTTTGGGTGCAAGACACCTTAAGTAACATTCTAAAAAATTTACATGAAGGAAAAAATTAAATGCTCATTATCTTTCTTATGAAAAAgtatgaacgtgtgtgtgtgtgttgaacctCTTGGTTCCGTAGCTGTGTGAACTGTTGTGCAGTGGGATAATTAGGGCTGCCCATGGTCTCCCACAGTTTAAATGGATTTGTCACATTATTATCCATGTAGTGTGTCACATACATCAGACCTACAAACAGACACCATAGAACTGTGAATACAAGCATATTCTGTTCTATTCAATTCTACAttcttaaagggttacttcacccaaaaatgaaaattatgtcattaataactcaccctcaagtcgttccaaacccgtgagtcCTCCGTTCACctttgaaacacagtttaagatattttagatttagtccgagagctctcagtccctccattgaagctgtgtgtatggtatactgtccatgtccagaaaggtaagaaaaacataatcaaagtagtccatgtgacatcagagggtccgttagaattttttgatgcattgaatatacattttggtcaaaaaatagcaaaaactacgattttattcagcattgtcttctcttccgtgtctgttgtgagtgtgaCTGTTGACATACGACACTACTGAtgtgttttctttgttattgggcgcaccagaaaacacgtcagcagcgtcatacatcaacagtcacagcagtcacactcacctttctggacatggacagtagaccgtacacacagcttcaatagagggactgagagctctcggactaaatctaaaatatcttaaactgtgttccgaagatgaacggaggactcacgggtttggaacgacatgaggtgaactaaccctttaagcaaaaaTAGTGAAAACATATGCATCATCCCTTGCCGTTCTttaattccatttttaaaaacaattgtagtgttttttggtgctGGTTTGTAGTTACTGACCCTTTCGCTGAGGCATTCCAGTGAGGCGCAGGGTGATGCTGTCAGCGGTGGAGGAGGTCTGGTTATCTCTGCTGTTATACAGCAGGACGGTGGTCTGCCAGCTATCGGCTGTGTACGGCACCTGAGGCACGTGAACGGTGGCCAGCGCACCCACTGATAAATTCACTTCAGAGCCGTCTGTCAACACCTCGGCTTGCACCTGAGTCTCACCTGATCAAACAACACCTAACAATTATACACTAGGCCATAGAGAGgttgctctaccaattgagctccAGGAAcactaaaattaaattatgaattatatacacatttatttaatctGATCAAAGATGGTAATGAATAGTTTTTTTGGAAAAGTAATTCAAATTTTCAACCTATTTGACTTTATATTTCTGAATACATCAACCCCATCtgcaattaattttctttttttttttaaagagttataATCTCCCTGGGTTATACTGAATACAATTGCCATGGGAAACATAAAACATTTCGTATCTAAGATTAATGTTGAGTATACATTTTTAACCATGTTCTTGCACTGTTGTCTTGATCAATGtctaacaaaaaagaaaaaaatcttacatttaatAGTCAGTCACTAACTGTCATTACCTAACAATGCCAACAGGCCCATCACAGTCAGGACTGGTTTCCGTATGAACTGCACGTGCGGCGGGTTTGTGTTGTTGATCTGGAATCGGGCGCTGAGCGTGCGCTGGGTAAACGGGTGCGGGTGGTAACTAAGGAAAGCATTGTCGTTGCTAAGCAGTGTGTAGTTGACGGTACTGTTCTGGTCAGCGATGAGCAGGTTCTGATGCTGTGAGATGACCTACAACACACCAGAGACATGAAAGGAGACCGAAATAGTGTGCCAAATATATCTGGTTCACTACATTAACAAgccttaattaattaataaggAGTGCAATTAATTTAAGTaagaagaaaatatgaaaataattaaagatCCCATTACAAGTCTAAATATGGGTTCTATGGCTTTTAGTCCATGTCTGATAGCTTTGAGGTgggtaaaaaaaatgaattaattacaatTCTAAATCAAtgtcaatataaatataaaataataattattaatattactaaataaaaatattaaacaaaataagaaatactaatattgtaatatttcactgtaaaataaaaaaggactatttcagaaaaaaagaatactgttatatgttaatatttatacaATAGTATTAAACAATAATATTCAACTGTAAAATAACTATAGTAATATTTGTctacatttttacttattttttaaatattttttttgtatataatctTTTGTGATTCGACAATTGCACTAAATAACATTGTGATAATTGGTTTTagtttgatttgattgattgattaaatcaTGCAGCCATATTTTCAGTTCATAGTTACTggatacacatttctgttttcatAAGAAATACATCAGTTGggcaaagaaaaatatatttgccaatatttttatttttttcatggagTTTTTGATATTAAGGAATGGGTTCAGGACAATATGATTTACTGCAATTCTGCTCCaggatcaaaaaaaaaagtttacatattTCGCTATGTCCTACTAATCACAAAAATCACAGCTGATAAAATGTGAACAAAGAAACATACAACGGTCTACCTTAACCACCATGGCTGCATAGGTGACATCTGCCCTCCAGGGGAGTGGTTTGTTCCAGCCAACCAGCGGATCTGCCTCGTCATTGTAGATCGGCACGGAGCCAAACTGTGGAAAGTGCTGCTGGATCTCCAGCACAGTGGCCACTTCCTGCTGCAGGATGGGTAATGAGCTGCCACCGCCCTGAACAACAAGTCAACACATACTACAATAATCAAAAAGaacttttcttttatttctgtaGGAAACATATGGAAGctgcatattaaaaaaaagtatgattttatatctcacagtttttACCCCTGCAATCTTTAGTTTATATGTCACTTTTTTAGTGAGTTATAAACAGAATTGCAAGATCAAGAGCAATttcagaattatgagaaaaaagtcagaactgcaagatGTAAATTTGAAGTATGAGATCTAAGCTCAGAATTATGAGGAGAAAAGTCAGAAAATTGAGAAATAAAGAGATTCTCTAAAAGTCAGAATTAAGAAAAAATTAACAGAACCGCAAGATTTAAAAACCGAAGTATGAGatctaaactcagaattatgagaaaaaagtcagaaaatttagaaataaacaaTTACAATTTACAAACTTAGAAtgccagaaaaaaagaaagaagaaaaaaaaaagaattgcaaatATACATTTGTAAATTGGAGAAAAAGGCACAATTACTTTTCCAATTTTTTTATTCCATCTAGGTCAGGACTCAATAACGCATGACATATTATAGCATAACTACATCCCTTATGCACCTTCTTATGTAGGGCGATGTAGTCTAGCCGTACGCCCATCTCTCCGGTGAAGTAGTTTGTGCCGTTGTAACAATGCTGTAGCATTTCCCAGCAGTATGGTGAGTGAGGCGGAGAATGACAGGAGTCTCCCGGACCCCCGAACTTCAAGAGAGGACTCGCCGCACGAAGTCCCTCAGAGCAGGCATCATAATAATTCAGAAACCCTGGAGGAGCGGAGACAGAAAGATTCATGTTCAGGACATTGAGGCTGGTGGATCGCACTCGGCAGAACTCATTCTTTCATGTGCTAGCATTAAATTAAAACTTGTCAGGCACTTTCTTGTTTTGTCCAAACCACGGAAGGCGTGTTTGAGAACACCATGTGCAGAAATACAACACAAAACACGGCAACAGAAGGACAAGCAGTTACTCAAACAATTAAACTCTTATTCAGGAATGATGTCTGATCAAAAGAAATAGTAAAGACATGTTTTAGAATGCTATACTGGACAGAAATAGAATGTTACAAACgacttatagaaataatatagtttccacaaaaaaatattaagtgccacaactgttttctacattaatagatcatgtgacactgaagactggagtaatgatgctgaaaattcagctttgccatcagagtaataaatcacatttcttaaatatattcaaataaaaaattagtttttaattgcaataatatttcacagttttaaggttttttttctttttatcaaataaatccaaACTTTATATTTAGCACTAAAACAAAATGTAAGATACTGTCCATGTCTGCCTAACATTCAGACATAACCATGGACTCTGGTTCAgtttagtaaaaataaatgacatatgCCTAATTTACCATCTCCCCTCAATATGGCACAATAAAATTGCTGTCTTTAATTTATCATATGAAGATAAAAATTATAGCTGTAATTACAGGGCCAGAGGTTATGGTACCCACATGTCAGGGTCCCATAAGATCTTAAGACAAGTTTTCAAAATTTGGACATCTCGGACTATTATAAACTCCAGAAGGCATCTTAAATATGCAGCACTCATGGAAGGATGTTCAAAAAACAACAATGCAATGCGATACAAAATGCATGCTTTTGAGAACACTAATAAAAGGAAACACTGCTTAAAATATATGAACTAAGATAAAATTTAGGGAAAACATATATATAGTTGGCTAGTCAGTTGTAcatgtttatttatgcatttagcagatgctttaatccaaagcgtcttacaaaacaggaacagacacaatttataaaaatgtataaaattttgAAACCGTATGTTTAgacaaaattaaaattgtcagAAAATATTGGTGCAATTAATTCACCACGATTCAAAGCATCTAGGAAAATGTAGTTTCTAGTCGACTTTGGATAAAACCTTATAGGCAGAAACTGCAAGATCAAGTTTGAACTGTTGGCGGTGCTAGATGGTTTAAAACCACCAAGGAAATAAAATCCAATCGATTAAGAATTAAGATTGACAGGGTTTTGGCTCAGACAACAAATGATTCTAGACTGTACCTTGGGTTGATACAGTGATGTTGTCAAAATCATGGTTGTTCGGCTCATTCCATGTCTCAAAGTTCCACTGAGAGACAGAGCCGAGTCCGTATTTCGCTGCACACATATAAAACCACAGAAACAAAGACAGTCAGAACTTCTGGAGCTTTGTGGTAAAGATCTGGCCTAGAAAACATCCAAACCCCACAAGAGCTCAAACTCCAGTCTCATACTCACATATGTATCTTTTGGCGATCAAATAGACCAAATTCTTCCATTCAGTAACTTGACTCTTGTCCTCAAAGTTGCTGAAGCTATTGGACACACTGCCCATCAGTTCAAACCCTTTAAAAAGAAGCAAACGTCTTTAATATAATGCAAAGTTGCGTTAAATTTACCCTAATTCTACAGTACACAAGCATTTAAATGTGGATTTCACTGTACTATTAAAAAAATCACCTGGCTGCAGTCCATTCTGCCAGAGAAGGTCAATCAGCTGGTCTAAGTGAGTGAAGTTGTAGTGATATTCTCCActgtaaactctgtaaaatgaaattCAGAGACAAAATCTTAGTACTACAGTACACTAAATCTAGTCTGAGagacactttatataaataaagcctttaattaaatattatttgttaatgcacaaacaaaaaaaaagattttatgcatttatgttttttgcattttatgcataaACTATAGTTTACTTTGTAATGAAAGCGTAAAAAAGTGATACATGAACAATAAGCAGACAATATAAGAGATATATAATAGTTATGAATACCAAATTCTAGGTATGATATTAAGAAACATCAAGGATAGAAAAACAATCTTATGATAACAGCACTGCTTACTTTCAAGGTCACGCAAAAATCACAGATTTTTAAACagatatactgtatgcatgtgcatattaatatcaatattagcatattagaatgatttctaaccACTCACTTGacactaatgatgctgaaaattcagctttgcatcacaggaatacattacattttaaaatatattcaaatgggaAACCGAGGTCAAACCACAATCAAGGAAAAAGCAGAGAGAGATGCATATGCACATTAATGTCGATCAATCCTATTAACATATGCaaagtaaattatatttcaatagttctttcattcattcaaacagaAGAAGAGGAAGTGTGATTCTGGTACTGTGATGTGACTGACCGTGCAGAAACCAGCTCCAGCATCCAGTGTATCCGCACCTGCTGGATTCCTCTGTGTGGCACAGAGCCGATCAAAGCCAGATTCATCTGCTGGTCTGGACTGAGATCATACAGGTGTGCATCACTGTGCGGCTGTGGAGGGCTGCAAACACAGGAGACAAGCGGCAATCGCGTACTTTATGAGTTTTGCCCACTAAACAATTACACAGTTGGAAATGCTTGTAGATGTAGTGCAAAGAGTATTACAATATTaccacatttatattttttatgaattttttaaataaggtaTGTACACATTACTATAGTAGCACTATTTTGAGTATTTTAACGTGTAACGTTACTGTAGTATGATAGAAGATAGATGTAAAGCATATATCCTGTACATGCACTATAGTGTATAGCATTTCTACATGTACTGTACTGTTGTATTCTTATAAAAATTGCGAAATGTGAATATGTACATATGCAATGTAATGGTTTTCCTTAAAACAGTGTGGCAGGACAATGACACTGTGATTATATCAGAACGTAATACTACTAACATATAGTAATGAAATCCACATGAAGAAAAGTTGTACTATGGTGATTTTTGGTAGTCGCTgtgctgttattttattttactaaccAGAATCCAGTGCTTCTCCAAAAGTGCTTCAGGTTTCGTAGTGGCTTGTCAACATTCACTCGAACCTCCCCAGATGAAGCTATAACAGACTGCTGCTGTTTTATCAGCAGAACTGAGAGAAATGCTGTCCATGTGAGTGAACTGTGTTTACATCTATACATGCTGCTGACGTCACTTACAAACACTCACGTTCCCTGTACATGACTTACAGTTTCATTTAACAATCTCGCAGATATATTATCTAAAGTTTCGCTTCCCAGAAATCGCAGTAGGtgtcattaaaacacattttacccCAACTTCCATCCGATTCCGTGTTCTTCAGAAAAGTTGGTGCAGTGACGTCATTGACTGGCGACTGCAGTTTAACAACTGAATGTCGCGACCTACTGGTTTAAAGgtgcaatgaaaatgaaaagcacAATTTTTACACTTAGTCAACCCTCTGTTTTACTCATACTGATTTTTTAAGTTTGGGGTCTGCAGGAGAATGTGGAGAGCCGACGGTGGGACCTGTGGAGAAGGATCTTGTACCTGAAGACCTGATGGTTTTGTTGTTTGCTCAGCGATGGGAGGTTTGTTTACATTCACAAGAATGGGTTATAAGGTCTTGCAACCCCTTAAGTTAGTAAAAAACAATACATTGTTGAAGCTCTTGTAGTATGCAACACCCAAAAAACTAATTTCAGAATGCCAGTATAATGGCACCACACATATTTccttcataaaatgtaaaaatttagttttttttattattttctttacagGTTTAATGCTCAAAATTGTATCCGTTTTGATGCATGGTGGTAAGCAACACTAGCAGCACTGCAGAAACCAATCATCAGAAACCACATGtattttcttcataaaatgtaacaattttccAAAATTTCAAATATCATGTTGAATGCACAAGATTTAATTAATATGAGGTCAAATTCAGTTTATGCGAAAATAAAAACTCACATTTTCCAATCAGCAATGCTGTTTTTAGAATTTCACCTGAAACTGCAAAATGTCTCAGTATTAAACACAATACCGCTAAAAACACTAAGAATTATGGGGAAGTTTACCTTATAATTAAAAGCTGTTTATtggttttctgaaatgttttaatataattatgatgATGTAATGTGTGTAGAGCAATACATGTAATGTCTCAATGTAATGCAAGCAGCTTTTCCAACCAAAAATGTTCACAACAAAAGACTAAATAAAATCAACCGAGATATATTATTGGGATATtagtattttaaatttaatttgccaattaaatgcataaaatgagtTTAGTTTTCATGGTTATTAATGTACTAAACAGAACGACACTAAAAAGGAGAATCAGAATTTAAGTTGATATTTTTAAATTGGTAATCTTTTAATAATACGTCTAAGATTATGGCACTGAACACACTCCAAGTACCATGCGTTTTCAAAAACAatcctggattttttttttttgtactaataaatattgttgtaaaattaataaatatatacattttattttacatttttctgtaatttcatatctatttatcaaaatagaaaaaaaaaaatcacaatactttttcctatatttttgatcaagtaattTTAGCCTGGGTGTAAATAAGAAccttctctatttttttttatgtaaaacatttgaatggtagtgtactctATGCATCAACTATATATTATCTTTATATAGGGATTATAAAGGCAATAGCATTTCATATGAATAAACAATCAAAAGCAAGTCTAATGAATGAGTCTTGTTCTGATgagatttatttaaaagaaatgaacagacaaaaaaaagttCCATTAAAATACAACTCAAATAGCATCGTTAAACACAGTCAGTTTTACATGTTTTCTTTATACTACCTGTACATTAGACTTCACAATTGCAACTATTTTCAAATAACTTAAgtaacttgtttttaaaagtgcaaattCATAATTCATACATGGGAATTCCAAGATGTGGGTACATGGGAAAGTTCACATTTCCATTGTGCAACGAGAGTGAGAAAGAatgagtgagcgagcgagtgatgagtgagtgagtgtagaAACGCAGTGTCTGACTATGATTTCTGCTCTGCTCCTGTTGAGGACTGAGGCGTGCTGTCCGGCTTTTCTATCTGATAAGTGATGAGATACTCTGGGTAGGCCTGGAAAACAACACCACCACACATTAACACAGCAGTCACACTTATACATCACAGCCTGCCCTCTCTTGCTGTGCACTATTGGATGAGAACAAAAcagaattgagctgaataatgacactactaTCTTCTGCAGAGCTGCTTCTTCCTAGCTGAATCAAATTTGTTCCTAAGTGACACATTTTGTACCATcaacactgttactgaactgaatTTAACTGACGCAAGTTGATTGATGACACTGTTGTCTTTGTAGAGCTGCTAACACCTCAATTTAACTTGTTTAATAATTGATGAACTTCACACATTTATTGAAGCAAATCTGAATCAACACTAAACAGACCTAAGCGTCGGTCCCTATGTTTTCCGTAGTGTAGAAAACGCAGACAGAATCCAGtcaaaaaatggaactttactgTAAAACATAGAATGTCAATAAAATTGTTTGTTCAAACGACTACGTTTACATGACAgcgtttttaaagagtttttcagGTATAcatgacattttcaaaatgatttgtgtTTACCGtaatttttcggactataagtggcACCTGAGTattagtcgcatcagtccaaaactagtcatgatgaggaaaaaaaacaagtctcactgggctataagtcgcatttatttagaaccaagcaccaagagaaaacattaccgtctacagccgcgagagggcgctctacgctgctcagtgtagactacaggagcactcagcatcatctctggcagcatagagcgccctcttgtggctgtagacggtaaatgttttctcttggttcatttctctcggttcatgtcaaattaattttgataagtcgcacctgactataagtcgcaggaccagccaaactatgaaaaaaagtgcgacttatagtccggaaaatacggtactaatATCCGCGAAAATGGCCAAAAACACTGTAGTATTATGTaagccaggccagtagttggcgctgtcaccttgttagtaaacagtacctgtaggaAAGTGACGATTATATGATGTTAATGATGCGTCTCCGCTGTTGGTTGTACAAtgggtgaagtaaatccacacgaCTGAAGAAtcattagcaaactcttgagcagccaTAACAGTACCACGTACTCCGCCACtggtgtgtatgtttgttcgcacTTCCCTTTAAAATCAACACTTACTGTGCATGTCTACATACGTAATAAGTACTATGCATGCGCGGGATGCAAGATTCCCATTTTGGGCGTTCACACAGAAatgataaatattttcaaaaacttgcgCTTTGAAACCTGTTTTCAGGCCCCAAAACGCCATTGTTGTGTAAACGAACAGTCAAAACACAAAAAGTTTCCCGTTTTTGCCTGAAAATGTTGTCGTGGTAACAGTCCCTTGGATGAGAATTTATCTTAAattatttgtacagtataaagcactatattaaataaaggtgacttgacctgattATTGCTGTATTTTAAGGAGGAACTTTTCTTTCACCGCCGTACCTGTTCTCCGCGGTAGATCACATACTCTGCGTAGGCCAGGCCATTGACACTGGGACGGCCGATCACAGAATGATGTCCAGGGGGAGCGTGGGCCATCTTCATGGCACTGAACTGCAGGAAGGACTTTCCCAAAGTCACACGGCAGAACAACATTTGCCTGTGGGAAATCAACACAGAGGAAAATATGAAAACCGTCTAGTGTGATAATGTATTTCTGTTGGATCTCTTATTGTGTCAGGTGTGTTGATGTACCTGTGGCACACATAACAGGACCGGTCTTTGTGCGTGGGGCAGCCTGTGCCGCCTCCGATGCCATAGACGTACTGGTTACTCTTAGAGGAGTTCTCTGCAAAATATATGCCAGCTCCAAACATGCCACCGATATACGCATGGCGCTCATCAAATCCTTTATGGATGATGGCATTTATGAATGgagatcctgaaaaaaataacaagtgcaaaaaaaatattataatgaaaactattaaaatcattctaatttgctgatttgcctttttttaaaacatttcttattatgatcaatgttaaaaaGAGTTGTGGAAGGAACAGTATTTtgttgaaacaaaaatattataaatgtctttactgccacttttgatcaatttagtgcatcctttcagaatttatatttatataatataaaaatacaaagaaaaacgAAGATGAAAAAATGACCTTGTggcaaacaattaaatattaaaatggacaaaaaaaaaaagattcttagtTTCTTTTCAAGTAACCATTTTAAAAAGAGGAGCATCAGATTTCTTACCATGAAACAGCATTCGTTCATTGTGGTGGTTGTGATTCTCATCTGCGATCTCTTTCTGCCGGTGTGTGTATCGCTCTCTCAGTTTCTTATTCACCACCTTCTGGATCTACGGGACAATTTCTGTTAGATTTGGCTCAAGAGTATAACAGACATTTATGATATCAAATATGAAGCTAGATCATTTATCAACATCTATCAAAACAGCGTGATCATACAGTATCTTTATGTAAACCTTTATGGACATCAATACCTATTTTAGAGGagttaaataaatcacaaatgttGAAGGCATTTGGTGTGTTTTACCTTGATGACATTGTATCGACTGAAAACGCCTCCTGCATTTCCTCCGTCCCTGTGCTCCCGAATTGTGCTTTGCATCTGTGATCAAAAACAGCAACACTCATCACACAGCTGAAGCAGACGGGTGCATGATACAGCCCTGAGCTCCAAGTGTTCATGTTTGTACCTCTTCCTCAACAGACTGAAACTCTTTATCATCCACGGCCAGGTCAATCAAAACTGTGCCCTGATTGGTGCAGTGGAACGTCAGGTATGGGTTGGCACCTGTGTGTACAGATAAcatgatttaaatgtaataaaaacacaattcaaGCAGGAACAGTTTAACGAGACTCACCCTGCTGTCCTCCCAGCAGCCTCTCGATGCCTTTGATGAGTTTATGACGGTGTCCGTAAGCATTGATGCCGATCTCCTTGAGTTCCTCGTGACCCATATCGGCCAACACGTCCAGAGTGATCTAATGGACACGGCATTAAAAACATGAGGAGATCTCGAAACATTGTG includes the following:
- the idua gene encoding alpha-L-iduronidase translates to MYRCKHSSLTWTAFLSVLLIKQQQSVIASSGEVRVNVDKPLRNLKHFWRSTGFCPPQPHSDAHLYDLSPDQQMNLALIGSVPHRGIQQVRIHWMLELVSARVYSGEYHYNFTHLDQLIDLLWQNGLQPGFELMGSVSNSFSNFEDKSQVTEWKNLVYLIAKRYISKYGLGSVSQWNFETWNEPNNHDFDNITVSTQGFLNYYDACSEGLRAASPLLKFGGPGDSCHSPPHSPYCWEMLQHCYNGTNYFTGEMGVRLDYIALHKKGGGSSLPILQQEVATVLEIQQHFPQFGSVPIYNDEADPLVGWNKPLPWRADVTYAAMVVKVISQHQNLLIADQNSTVNYTLLSNDNAFLSYHPHPFTQRTLSARFQINNTNPPHVQFIRKPVLTVMGLLALLGETQVQAEVLTDGSEVNLSVGALATVHVPQVPYTADSWQTTVLLYNSRDNQTSSTADSITLRLTGMPQRKGLMYVTHYMDNNVTNPFKLWETMGSPNYPTAQQFTQLRNQEDPQTDGPLPVPSDGSLTLKAVLPVPSVLLVHVCAPSKEVPNQVNGVRFITITKGQVLINWKDHCIGTKCIKTYEVEFSKDEMTFQRINHRDTIFTYYTYSPESLEVSGYYRVRAVDYWGRNGEYSVTEKYSENW